TCGAGTTTGGGCTCGTTGCGCGGCGGCAATCGCTCGGGCCGCCCGGACGCTGTGGGTTCTTGACCTAAAGCAGATACAGTTCAGGCAAAGGAACGAGCCGGCGGTTGACCGGATCGGCGCCAAGCCGCAGTCCTTCCAGAGTGTAGGCTCCCAGGAGCACCGGAGTGCCGTCCTCGCCGAATACGACGACGGTCGACTCCTCGCGTCCGTTGATCCGTACCCACGCACGTCCAAGGGCGCGCGCAATACGGCGGCCGTCCGCGAGGACAAACGTCTCCTGAGCGTGGGGCGTGACGCCGAGCCGCTGGAGGACGGCCGCCGGAACGGTCGTATAGGTGGCCCCTGTGTCCACCAAGGCCTCGAGGGCCTCAAATGGACCGGTTGGCCCGGCGCCTAGCTCGATGGCGTGGCGAAAGGTTCCCACGGCGACGCCTGTACTCTAGCCGCGTTTCGACGTCCGTTCAAGTGGTTGACACCCTTCCGGGCCCCGAGTATAATTGCTTGGTCGAGCGGTCGTGGATGTGGAGCGTCTGAAAGCGGCGTCGCAACGTGCGGTCGGCACGAACCAGACGGCGAAGGCGATCAGCCGCGGTCAGGCGCGGGTGGTATTCGTCGCGCTGGATGCCGATCGCCGGGTGACGGAGCCCTTGCTCCGGTCGGCCCGGGAGCACGGTGTAGAAGTCGTCGAAGTGCCCTCCATGGCAGCGCTCGGCCGAGCGTGCGGGATCGCGGTCGGCGCTGCCGCCGCGGC
This portion of the bacterium genome encodes:
- a CDS encoding ribosomal L7Ae/L30e/S12e/Gadd45 family protein, producing the protein MERLKAASQRAVGTNQTAKAISRGQARVVFVALDADRRVTEPLLRSAREHGVEVVEVPSMAALGRACGIAVGAAAAAILGPQ
- a CDS encoding retroviral-like aspartic protease family protein, with the protein product MDTGATYTTVPAAVLQRLGVTPHAQETFVLADGRRIARALGRAWVRINGREESTVVVFGEDGTPVLLGAYTLEGLRLGADPVNRRLVPLPELYLL